A single Streptomyces mirabilis DNA region contains:
- a CDS encoding FHA domain-containing protein, with the protein MLELTMASVTGADAGATAGMLMADAPSDPGAVLRVGRDRAVCRLATPDDWLFVSRVHLEFLCGPDGTWQVTWLHGSRPEPSAEVRLTLAGLPTRTVPYGGTAKLPAGGSGEIVILDRTGPHSVNVGFYHEA; encoded by the coding sequence GTGCTCGAACTCACCATGGCCTCGGTCACCGGGGCGGACGCTGGTGCGACGGCCGGAATGCTGATGGCCGACGCGCCGAGCGACCCCGGAGCCGTGCTGCGGGTGGGCCGGGACCGGGCCGTGTGCCGGCTCGCGACCCCCGACGACTGGCTGTTCGTCTCCCGGGTCCACCTGGAGTTCCTGTGCGGCCCGGACGGCACCTGGCAGGTCACCTGGCTGCACGGGTCACGCCCGGAGCCCTCCGCCGAGGTACGGCTGACGCTGGCCGGACTGCCGACCCGGACCGTCCCGTACGGCGGGACGGCGAAGCTCCCCGCGGGCGGTTCGGGGGAGATCGTCATCCTCGACCGCACGGGACCGCACAGTGTGAACGTGGGTTTCTACCACGAGGCCTGA
- the proP gene encoding glycine betaine/L-proline transporter ProP: MPRPRTPAPPEAYVTDPALVKRAVKAAALGNAMEWFDFGVYSYIAVTLGKVFFPSGNPTAQLLSTFGAFAAAFLVRPLGGMVFGPLGDRVGRQKVLALTMIMMAAGTFAIGLIPSYATIGVGAPLLLLAARLVQGFSTGGEYAGASTFIAEYAPDKKRGFFGSWLEFGTLAGYIGGAGLVTLMTAFLSTDDLLSWGWRVPFLIAGPMGIIGLYLRMRLEETPAFAAELAKASKKEADRPKVRLREMVAGQWRALLLCVGLVLVFNVTDYMLLSYMPSYLTSELKYDETHGLLVVLGVMALMMIVQPFAGALTDRIGRRPVIAAGCVGFLALSVPALLLIRQGSLLAVALGMGALGLLLVCFTSAMPAALPALFPTKVRYGSLSIGFNVSVSLFGGTTPLVTTALIGATGNMMMPAYYMMAAAVIGGVAVWFMTESAGRPLPGSAPAV, encoded by the coding sequence ATGCCCCGACCCCGGACCCCCGCGCCGCCCGAGGCCTACGTCACCGATCCGGCCCTGGTCAAGCGGGCCGTCAAGGCGGCGGCCCTCGGCAACGCGATGGAGTGGTTCGACTTCGGTGTCTACAGCTACATCGCGGTGACGCTGGGCAAGGTCTTCTTCCCCTCCGGCAACCCCACCGCGCAGCTGCTGTCCACCTTCGGCGCCTTCGCCGCGGCCTTCCTCGTCCGCCCGCTCGGCGGCATGGTCTTCGGCCCGCTCGGCGACCGCGTCGGCCGTCAGAAGGTCCTCGCCCTCACCATGATCATGATGGCGGCGGGCACCTTCGCGATCGGCCTGATCCCCTCGTACGCCACGATCGGCGTCGGCGCTCCCCTGCTGCTGCTCGCGGCCCGGCTCGTCCAGGGCTTCTCCACCGGCGGCGAGTACGCGGGCGCCTCCACCTTCATCGCCGAGTACGCGCCCGACAAGAAGCGCGGTTTCTTCGGGAGCTGGCTGGAGTTCGGCACGCTCGCCGGATACATCGGCGGCGCCGGCCTGGTCACCCTCATGACCGCCTTCCTGTCCACCGATGACCTGCTGTCCTGGGGCTGGCGCGTCCCGTTCCTGATCGCGGGCCCGATGGGCATCATCGGCCTGTATCTGCGCATGCGCCTGGAAGAGACCCCGGCGTTCGCGGCGGAGCTGGCGAAGGCCTCCAAGAAGGAGGCGGACCGCCCCAAGGTGCGGCTGCGCGAGATGGTCGCGGGCCAGTGGCGCGCGCTGCTGCTCTGCGTCGGTCTGGTGCTGGTCTTCAACGTCACCGACTACATGCTGCTGTCGTACATGCCGAGCTATCTGACGAGCGAGCTGAAGTACGACGAGACGCACGGCCTGCTGGTCGTCCTCGGCGTGATGGCGCTGATGATGATCGTCCAGCCCTTCGCGGGCGCGCTGACCGACCGGATCGGCCGCCGCCCGGTGATCGCCGCGGGCTGCGTCGGCTTCCTCGCCCTGTCCGTCCCGGCACTCCTGCTGATCCGCCAGGGCAGTCTGCTCGCGGTCGCGCTCGGCATGGGCGCGCTGGGCCTGCTGCTGGTCTGCTTCACCTCCGCGATGCCCGCCGCGCTCCCCGCGCTCTTCCCGACGAAGGTCCGCTACGGCTCGCTGTCCATCGGCTTCAACGTCTCCGTCTCGCTCTTCGGCGGTACGACCCCGCTGGTGACCACGGCGCTCATCGGGGCGACCGGGAACATGATGATGCCCGCCTACTACATGATGGCCGCGGCCGTGATCGGTGGTGTCGCGGTGTGGTTCATGACCGAATCGGCGGGGCGCCCGCTGCCGGGCTCCGCGCCCGCCGTGTAG
- a CDS encoding steroid 3-ketoacyl-CoA thiolase has protein sequence MAAEPVIVEAVRTPIGKRGGALANLHPAYLLGETYRELLGRTGIHADCVEQIVGGTVTHAGEQSMNPARTAWLAMGLPYETAATTVDCQCGSSQQASHMVANMVAAGVIDVGISCGVEAMSRVPLGSGSKHGPGKPFPDEWNVDLPNQFEAAERIARNRGLTRENVDSLGLVSQERAANAWSEERFKRETFAVQVPTTEDEQRAGQGMWRLVDRDEGLRDTTMEALAGLKPVMPTAVHTAGNSSQISDGAAAILWASKRMARALKLRPRARIVAQALVGSDPHFHLDGPIDATRAVLGKAGMSLKDIDLVEINEAFASVVLSWAQVFEQDLEKVNVNGGAIALGHPVGATGARLITTALHELERRDKEFALITMCAGGGLATGTIIQRL, from the coding sequence ATGGCCGCGGAACCCGTGATCGTCGAAGCCGTACGCACCCCCATCGGCAAGCGAGGTGGCGCGCTCGCCAACCTCCACCCCGCCTATCTCCTGGGCGAGACCTACCGTGAACTCCTCGGCCGTACCGGCATCCACGCCGACTGCGTCGAGCAGATCGTCGGCGGCACGGTGACGCACGCCGGCGAGCAGTCCATGAACCCCGCGCGCACGGCCTGGCTCGCCATGGGCCTGCCGTACGAGACGGCGGCGACGACGGTCGACTGCCAGTGCGGCTCTTCGCAACAGGCCTCGCACATGGTGGCCAACATGGTCGCGGCGGGCGTCATCGACGTCGGCATCTCGTGCGGGGTCGAGGCGATGTCGAGGGTGCCGCTGGGCTCCGGCTCCAAGCACGGCCCCGGAAAGCCGTTCCCGGACGAGTGGAACGTGGACCTGCCCAATCAGTTCGAGGCTGCCGAGCGCATCGCGCGGAATCGTGGCCTGACGCGCGAGAACGTCGACTCGCTCGGGCTCGTCTCCCAGGAGCGCGCCGCGAACGCCTGGTCGGAGGAACGCTTCAAGCGCGAGACCTTCGCCGTCCAGGTGCCGACCACCGAGGACGAACAGCGGGCCGGACAGGGCATGTGGCGCCTCGTCGACCGCGACGAGGGACTCCGCGACACGACCATGGAAGCACTGGCGGGCCTCAAGCCGGTGATGCCGACCGCCGTCCATACAGCGGGCAACTCCTCGCAGATCTCGGACGGCGCGGCGGCGATCCTCTGGGCGTCCAAGCGGATGGCCCGGGCGCTGAAACTGCGTCCGAGGGCGCGGATCGTGGCCCAGGCACTGGTGGGTTCGGACCCGCACTTCCATCTGGACGGCCCGATCGACGCGACGCGCGCGGTGCTGGGCAAGGCCGGGATGTCCTTGAAGGACATCGACCTCGTGGAGATCAACGAGGCGTTCGCTTCAGTGGTGTTGAGCTGGGCCCAGGTCTTCGAGCAGGACTTGGAGAAGGTCAACGTGAACGGCGGTGCGATCGCGCTCGGGCACCCTGTCGGGGCGACGGGTGCCCGGCTGATCACTACTGCCCTGCACGAACTGGAGCGACGGGACAAGGAGTTCGCGCTGATCACCATGTGCGCGGGCGGTGGACTGGCCACCGGGACGATCATCCAGCGGTTGTAG
- a CDS encoding bifunctional glycosyltransferase 87/phosphatase PAP2 family protein: protein MANVEHGGTAGNAFGAGAAESARARLRAIRIGLWVIAAILAIRQVTVVLSTPKGERLTDLETWVGPNGVLHVKGSLYDSTQFTGTPFGGFVLKPLTRAAEQALGWGWTFGSLSLVVVLGLVVARALPQPVSRRTALLAAPVAISLLMLSLPVRNALYLGQTSIIPVLLVLLGCFAVRGERASGLLIGVAAALQPTMLLFAPLLWFTGRRRAVESTAITFAGLGVLAWAVMPHDSTTYWVHHLAGVGLGGDADDLSNQSLHGALLRLGLNGPLEITLFLLLGAAVAALGLRRAIRYARDGQLLLAVAITGCVAVVVSPTSWQHQLLWVLLALVGRVGKKTSDRPMWPVAVILVMTLPAKMMLPNMAALFPLRDNVVLLAALAAATIVPFLSRTSEYYRAPIPTDYARPVPTRWKRLPLLPFLGRVFTRPNLLLELLLIRVGYSAYQQVRLAATGGTNAGGRTTAEHHGAQILSIERFLHIDIEHWVNHTVFKVEWLRDFFDFYYESFHFVVPLTVLGVLYARRPGDYRWARSALGFATLIALLGFWLFPLAPPRLMPGLGIIDTVHGVQDFSKPDYGTLTALTNQYAAMPSLHFGWSLWCGVVIAVLAPKWWMKALGLLHPLFTVSAIVATGNHWVLDAMGGAAVVGAGFGLTYLLQGPRPRPLMKPVEVSTKDPVPVTGRTPS, encoded by the coding sequence GTGGCGAACGTTGAGCACGGCGGGACAGCGGGCAATGCCTTCGGGGCGGGGGCGGCGGAATCGGCGAGAGCGAGACTGCGCGCGATCCGGATCGGGCTGTGGGTGATCGCCGCGATCCTCGCGATACGGCAGGTCACCGTCGTGCTCAGCACCCCGAAAGGTGAGCGGCTGACGGACCTGGAGACCTGGGTCGGACCCAATGGCGTCCTGCATGTGAAGGGATCGCTGTACGACTCGACGCAGTTCACCGGCACCCCCTTCGGAGGATTCGTCCTCAAACCCCTCACCCGCGCCGCCGAACAGGCGCTCGGCTGGGGCTGGACCTTCGGCAGCCTCTCGCTGGTCGTCGTGCTCGGCCTGGTCGTCGCACGCGCTCTGCCCCAGCCGGTGAGCCGGCGCACCGCCCTGCTCGCCGCGCCCGTCGCGATCAGCCTGCTGATGCTGTCGCTGCCGGTGCGCAACGCCCTCTACCTCGGCCAGACCAGCATCATCCCGGTGCTGCTCGTCCTGCTGGGCTGCTTCGCCGTCCGGGGCGAGCGCGCCAGCGGCCTGCTGATCGGCGTCGCCGCCGCCCTGCAGCCCACCATGCTGCTCTTCGCGCCGCTGCTCTGGTTCACCGGGCGCCGCCGCGCCGTCGAGTCCACCGCGATCACCTTCGCCGGCCTCGGCGTGCTCGCCTGGGCCGTGATGCCGCACGACTCCACCACCTACTGGGTGCACCACCTGGCGGGCGTCGGCCTCGGCGGGGACGCCGACGACCTCTCCAACCAGTCGCTGCACGGCGCGCTGCTGCGGCTCGGCCTCAACGGCCCGCTGGAGATCACCCTGTTCCTGCTGCTCGGCGCCGCGGTCGCCGCCCTCGGCCTGCGCCGCGCCATCCGCTACGCGCGGGACGGGCAGCTGCTGCTGGCCGTGGCGATCACCGGCTGTGTCGCCGTCGTCGTCTCGCCCACGTCCTGGCAGCACCAGCTGCTGTGGGTGCTGCTTGCGCTGGTCGGCCGGGTCGGCAAGAAGACCTCGGACCGCCCCATGTGGCCCGTCGCCGTCATCCTCGTCATGACGCTGCCCGCGAAGATGATGCTGCCGAACATGGCGGCGCTCTTCCCGCTGCGCGACAACGTGGTGCTGCTCGCCGCGCTCGCCGCCGCCACGATCGTGCCGTTCCTCTCCCGCACCTCGGAGTACTACCGGGCGCCGATACCCACCGACTACGCCCGGCCCGTCCCCACACGCTGGAAGCGGTTGCCGCTGCTCCCCTTCCTCGGCCGCGTGTTCACCCGCCCGAACCTGCTGCTCGAACTGCTCCTGATACGCGTCGGCTACTCCGCCTACCAGCAGGTCAGGCTCGCCGCGACGGGCGGCACCAACGCGGGCGGCCGGACCACCGCCGAACACCACGGCGCCCAGATCCTCTCCATCGAGCGGTTCCTGCACATCGACATCGAGCACTGGGTCAACCACACCGTGTTCAAGGTCGAGTGGCTGCGGGACTTCTTCGACTTCTATTACGAGTCGTTCCACTTCGTCGTCCCGCTCACCGTCCTCGGCGTGCTCTATGCCCGCCGCCCCGGCGACTACCGCTGGGCGCGCTCGGCGCTCGGCTTCGCCACCCTGATCGCGCTCCTCGGCTTCTGGCTCTTCCCGCTCGCCCCACCGCGCCTGATGCCGGGCCTCGGCATCATCGACACCGTGCACGGCGTGCAGGACTTCTCCAAGCCGGACTACGGCACGCTGACCGCGCTGACCAACCAGTACGCGGCGATGCCCTCGCTGCACTTCGGCTGGTCCCTGTGGTGCGGAGTCGTCATCGCGGTCCTTGCGCCCAAGTGGTGGATGAAGGCGCTCGGCCTGCTGCACCCGCTGTTCACGGTCTCCGCGATCGTGGCGACCGGCAACCACTGGGTGCTGGACGCCATGGGCGGCGCGGCCGTCGTCGGCGCGGGCTTCGGCCTGACCTACCTCCTCCAGGGGCCGCGGCCGAGGCCGCTGATGAAGCCCGTGGAGGTCAGCACGAAGGATCCGGTCCCGGTGACGGGGCGTACCCCGAGCTGA
- a CDS encoding esterase/lipase family protein: protein MSNEKAAREQQFVGSIGLVAPLDQPKPPPAKEPDETWHFGRHLNPHEEGQEGYVPVYDGTAWVYYGKGHSGVQRPVLMADGFNVGPSSLDELYHGFERGEYSLMSQLHERGRDAVIFGYGERSASILDNAGYVIEAITRLIDERKGKEPLVVGGFSMGGLVTRYALARMETQKMDHQTGMYFSYDSPHRGAWVPIGLQAFAHYIKRGNPANSALSDQINSPASRELMWRHIETVDGTPGQDKARSDFLAALDRVGGWPTRPRKIGVANGTGNGQGTGIEAGAKAFRTTGILFPGTIIYTQSEGDDALVAELKANFGKDESITTDGFPEIDGAPGGTLASFGIAANTINKLIPGSAVAPVPEICFVPSVSAVAVRDLDTTALLNTDIDALDPGESELDAFLCASQNEEHTKITEELCTWLLGELDRR from the coding sequence GTGAGCAATGAGAAGGCAGCCCGCGAGCAGCAGTTCGTCGGTTCTATCGGCCTGGTGGCACCGCTGGACCAGCCGAAGCCGCCGCCGGCCAAGGAGCCGGACGAGACGTGGCACTTCGGCCGTCACCTGAACCCTCATGAGGAGGGCCAGGAAGGATACGTGCCGGTCTACGACGGAACCGCCTGGGTGTACTACGGCAAGGGCCACAGCGGTGTGCAGCGGCCGGTGCTGATGGCCGACGGCTTCAACGTGGGACCCAGCAGCCTGGACGAGCTCTACCACGGCTTCGAGCGGGGCGAGTACTCGCTGATGAGCCAGTTGCACGAGCGTGGGCGGGACGCGGTCATCTTCGGCTACGGGGAGCGCTCCGCGTCGATCCTCGACAACGCCGGGTACGTGATCGAGGCGATCACGAGGCTGATCGACGAGCGCAAGGGCAAGGAACCGCTGGTGGTCGGCGGGTTCAGCATGGGCGGTCTGGTCACGCGCTACGCCTTGGCGCGCATGGAGACCCAGAAGATGGACCACCAGACCGGGATGTACTTCTCCTACGACAGCCCCCACCGGGGCGCGTGGGTGCCGATCGGTCTGCAGGCGTTCGCGCACTACATCAAGCGCGGCAACCCGGCCAACAGCGCGCTCTCGGACCAGATCAACAGCCCGGCCTCCCGCGAGCTGATGTGGCGGCACATCGAGACGGTGGACGGCACTCCCGGGCAGGACAAGGCCCGCTCCGACTTCCTCGCCGCCCTGGACCGCGTCGGCGGTTGGCCGACGCGACCGCGGAAGATCGGCGTCGCCAACGGCACCGGGAACGGTCAGGGCACGGGGATCGAGGCCGGTGCGAAAGCGTTCCGCACCACCGGGATTCTGTTCCCCGGCACCATCATCTACACCCAGTCCGAGGGTGATGACGCCCTGGTCGCCGAACTGAAAGCGAACTTCGGGAAGGACGAGTCGATCACCACCGACGGGTTCCCGGAGATCGACGGCGCTCCCGGCGGGACGCTGGCCTCCTTCGGTATCGCCGCCAACACCATCAACAAGCTGATCCCCGGCAGCGCGGTGGCGCCGGTCCCCGAGATCTGTTTCGTGCCCTCGGTCAGCGCGGTGGCCGTCCGCGACCTGGACACCACCGCCCTGCTGAACACCGACATCGACGCCCTCGACCCGGGCGAGAGCGAACTCGACGCGTTCCTGTGCGCCTCCCAGAACGAGGAGCACACCAAGATCACCGAAGAGCTGTGCACCTGGCTCCTCGGCGAACTCGACCGGCGATAG
- a CDS encoding DUF397 domain-containing protein — translation MESNSIPTGARWRKSSYSGDQGGDCIEIAETPATTIAVRDSKNPAGPILTIAPAAFATFVSWTTTAG, via the coding sequence ATGGAGAGCAACTCGATCCCGACCGGGGCCCGGTGGCGTAAGTCCAGCTACAGCGGCGACCAGGGCGGCGACTGCATAGAGATCGCCGAAACCCCGGCCACCACCATCGCCGTACGCGACTCGAAGAACCCGGCGGGACCGATCCTCACGATCGCCCCCGCCGCCTTCGCCACCTTCGTCTCGTGGACTACAACCGCTGGATGA
- a CDS encoding ATP-binding protein, with translation MNEHIPPTLLGPRPAQYAMRITVGAHSARHVRRIVRSLLDEWDLVELADSVELAVTELVANVVRHVPDRRCALLVLRQTAGVRVEVADGSPQPPCVPTELSPEAEGGRGLVLLDAVVDKWGVGPGPGGGKTVWFECRPARPPGQTRGAGNHSW, from the coding sequence GTGAACGAACACATTCCCCCCACCCTCCTGGGCCCCCGCCCCGCCCAGTACGCGATGCGGATCACCGTCGGCGCACACTCGGCCCGCCATGTCCGGCGGATCGTCAGGTCGCTGCTGGACGAGTGGGACTTGGTCGAGCTGGCCGACTCCGTGGAGCTGGCCGTGACCGAGCTGGTCGCCAACGTCGTACGCCATGTCCCGGACCGGCGCTGCGCGTTGCTGGTGCTGCGGCAGACGGCAGGCGTGAGGGTGGAGGTCGCGGACGGCTCCCCGCAACCACCCTGCGTGCCCACCGAGTTGTCGCCGGAGGCGGAGGGTGGGCGCGGGCTCGTTCTGCTCGACGCGGTGGTCGACAAGTGGGGTGTGGGGCCGGGGCCCGGGGGTGGCAAGACGGTCTGGTTCGAGTGTCGACCGGCTCGGCCGCCGGGCCAAACCCGTGGGGCTGGGAATCACTCATGGTGA
- a CDS encoding O-methyltransferase, whose amino-acid sequence MSESQLWNDVDDYFATLLAPADEALTAALRDSDAAGLPQIAVAPNQGKLLQLLAEIQGARRILEIGTLGGYSTIWLGRALPADGRLITFEYDATHAEVARRNLARAGLDKITEVRVGPALESLPKLAEENPEPFDFVFIDADKVNNPRYVEWALKLTRPGSLIVVDNVVRGGRVTEAGSAEPSVRGTRAALELIATHPKLSGTAIQTVGSKGYDGFALARVLA is encoded by the coding sequence ATGAGCGAGTCGCAGCTCTGGAACGACGTCGACGACTACTTCGCCACCCTCCTCGCCCCCGCCGACGAGGCACTGACGGCGGCCCTGCGCGACAGCGACGCCGCGGGGCTGCCGCAGATCGCTGTCGCGCCGAACCAGGGCAAGCTGCTCCAGCTGCTCGCCGAGATCCAGGGCGCCCGCCGCATCCTGGAGATCGGCACCCTCGGCGGCTACAGCACCATCTGGCTGGGCCGCGCGCTCCCGGCGGACGGCCGGCTGATCACCTTCGAGTACGACGCCACGCACGCCGAGGTCGCCCGCCGCAACCTCGCCCGCGCGGGCCTCGACAAGATCACCGAGGTGCGGGTGGGCCCCGCGCTGGAGTCGCTGCCGAAGCTGGCCGAGGAGAACCCGGAGCCGTTCGACTTCGTGTTCATCGACGCCGACAAGGTGAACAACCCGCGCTACGTCGAGTGGGCCCTCAAGCTCACCCGCCCCGGCAGCCTGATCGTCGTCGACAACGTCGTGCGCGGCGGGCGGGTCACCGAGGCGGGCAGCGCCGAACCGAGCGTGCGGGGCACCCGGGCCGCCCTCGAACTGATCGCCACCCACCCGAAGTTGAGCGGTACGGCGATCCAGACGGTGGGCAGCAAGGGGTACGACGGGTTCGCGCTGGCGCGCGTGCTGGCCTGA
- a CDS encoding DUF1992 domain-containing protein produces the protein MTERKPPGVSFETWVDRQIREAEARGEFADLPGAGKPMPEVTDTSYDELWWIKRKMAREGLSVLPPTLALRKEAEDALAAASVAPSERVVRRIVEDINAKIREVMFKPPPGPPLGLKPYDVDEIVREWRERRAG, from the coding sequence ATGACCGAACGGAAGCCACCCGGGGTCAGCTTCGAGACCTGGGTCGACCGACAGATCCGTGAGGCGGAGGCCCGCGGCGAGTTCGCGGACCTGCCCGGTGCGGGCAAGCCCATGCCCGAGGTGACCGACACGTCGTACGACGAACTGTGGTGGATCAAGCGGAAGATGGCCCGCGAGGGGCTGTCGGTCCTGCCGCCGACGCTGGCCCTGCGCAAGGAGGCCGAGGACGCGCTCGCGGCGGCATCGGTGGCGCCCTCGGAGCGGGTCGTACGCCGGATCGTCGAGGACATCAACGCCAAGATCCGCGAGGTCATGTTCAAGCCGCCGCCGGGACCTCCCCTCGGCCTCAAGCCGTACGACGTGGACGAGATCGTCCGGGAGTGGCGCGAGCGCCGGGCCGGATGA
- a CDS encoding helix-turn-helix domain-containing protein yields MTHINILDPGASPLDYYGFELRRHRESASLTQRQLGDIVNYTGSLVGQIETARKLPTPEFSERVDAALGTGGLLSRLVGLVMRSQLPAWFQQVAELEARAVEICTFQTHMVHGLLQTGAYVRAVLGALDDMDLDDRTAVRLARQRIFEKEAPPVFWAVISEAALRQEIGGAETMREQLAHLLSFESNPRINIQVLPYSAGAHAGLQGSFNRYRFTNDPAIVYTEGYGSGHPTANPDTVTDCSLRYDHLRAAALSLKDSAALIRHVMEERYGEQLDPDRGPVA; encoded by the coding sequence GTGACCCATATCAACATCCTCGACCCGGGCGCCTCCCCGCTCGACTACTACGGGTTCGAGTTGCGGCGCCATCGTGAATCCGCAAGCCTGACGCAACGCCAGCTCGGCGACATCGTCAACTACACCGGCTCGCTGGTCGGCCAGATCGAGACGGCGAGGAAGCTGCCGACGCCGGAGTTCAGTGAGCGGGTGGACGCGGCGCTGGGGACGGGTGGGTTACTGTCCCGGCTGGTCGGACTGGTGATGCGTAGTCAACTTCCGGCCTGGTTCCAACAGGTGGCGGAGTTGGAGGCGCGGGCGGTCGAGATCTGCACGTTCCAGACCCACATGGTCCATGGTCTTCTTCAGACCGGGGCGTACGTACGTGCTGTGCTCGGCGCACTGGACGACATGGACCTCGACGATCGGACCGCCGTGCGACTGGCCCGTCAGCGCATCTTCGAGAAGGAGGCGCCGCCCGTGTTCTGGGCGGTCATTAGTGAGGCCGCTCTGCGTCAGGAGATCGGCGGCGCGGAGACCATGCGGGAGCAACTGGCCCACCTGTTGTCATTCGAGAGCAACCCCCGGATCAACATCCAGGTGTTGCCGTACTCAGCGGGTGCGCACGCAGGACTTCAAGGCTCATTCAACCGCTACCGCTTCACGAACGACCCGGCCATCGTCTACACCGAGGGCTATGGAAGCGGGCATCCGACCGCCAACCCGGACACCGTCACGGACTGTTCGCTCCGTTACGATCATCTCCGAGCCGCCGCACTCTCCCTCAAGGACTCGGCGGCGCTGATCCGGCACGTGATGGAGGAACGCTATGGAGAGCAACTCGATCCCGACCGGGGCCCGGTGGCGTAA
- a CDS encoding cytochrome P450, protein MPCPALPDGFDFTDPDLLHHRVPLPEFAELRRAEPVRWIPQPAGLAGFQDEGYWAVTRHADVKYVSTHPEIYSSYLNTAIIRFHEHMQRDAIDAQRLILLNMDPPEHTRVRQIVQRGFTPRAIRALEERLRSRALAIVEGARAHSGPFDFVTEVACELPLQAIAELIGVPQDDRIKIFEWSNKMIAYDDPEYAITEEVGAESAAELISYAMNMAADRKQCPAKDIVSTLVAAEDEGNLGSDEFGFFVLMLSVAGNETTRNAITHGMHAFLTHPEQWELYKSTRPATTAEEIVRWATPVVSFQRTATQDTELGGKQIKKGDRVGIFYASANHDPQVFENPDAFDITRDPNPHLGFGGGGPHYCLGKSLAVLEIDLIFNAIADAMPNLTLVGDPRRLRSAWINGVKELQVDAG, encoded by the coding sequence ATGCCCTGTCCCGCGCTGCCCGACGGGTTCGACTTCACCGACCCCGATCTGCTGCACCACCGCGTGCCTCTGCCGGAGTTCGCCGAACTGCGCCGGGCCGAACCCGTCCGCTGGATCCCCCAACCCGCCGGTCTGGCCGGCTTCCAGGACGAGGGCTACTGGGCGGTCACCCGGCACGCGGACGTCAAGTACGTCTCCACGCACCCGGAGATCTACTCCTCCTACCTCAACACCGCGATCATCCGCTTCCATGAACACATGCAGCGCGACGCGATCGACGCCCAGCGACTGATCCTGCTCAACATGGACCCACCCGAGCACACCCGCGTCCGCCAGATCGTGCAACGCGGTTTCACGCCAAGGGCCATCCGGGCGCTGGAGGAACGGCTCCGCTCCCGTGCCCTCGCGATCGTCGAGGGCGCCCGCGCCCACTCGGGACCCTTCGACTTCGTCACCGAGGTCGCCTGCGAACTGCCCCTCCAGGCGATAGCCGAGCTGATCGGCGTCCCCCAGGACGACCGCATCAAGATCTTCGAGTGGTCCAACAAGATGATCGCGTACGACGACCCGGAGTACGCCATCACCGAGGAGGTCGGCGCCGAGTCGGCCGCCGAGCTCATCTCGTACGCCATGAACATGGCCGCCGACCGCAAGCAGTGCCCGGCGAAGGACATCGTCAGCACGCTGGTGGCGGCCGAGGACGAGGGCAACCTCGGTTCCGACGAGTTCGGTTTCTTCGTGCTGATGCTGTCGGTCGCGGGCAACGAGACCACCCGCAACGCCATCACCCACGGCATGCACGCCTTCCTCACCCACCCCGAGCAGTGGGAGCTGTACAAGAGCACCCGTCCGGCGACCACGGCCGAGGAGATCGTGCGCTGGGCGACCCCGGTGGTCTCCTTCCAGCGCACCGCCACCCAGGACACCGAACTCGGCGGCAAGCAGATCAAGAAGGGCGACCGCGTCGGCATCTTCTACGCCTCCGCCAACCACGACCCCCAGGTCTTCGAGAACCCGGACGCCTTCGACATCACCCGCGACCCCAACCCCCACCTCGGCTTCGGCGGCGGAGGCCCCCACTACTGCCTCGGCAAGTCCCTGGCCGTCCTCGAGATCGACCTCATCTTCAACGCGATCGCCGACGCGATGCCGAACCTCACCCTGGTCGGCGACCCGCGCCGGCTGCGCTCCGCCTGGATCAACGGCGTCAAGGAACTCCAGGTCGACGCCGGCTGA